From a region of the Acinetobacter calcoaceticus genome:
- a CDS encoding sulfurtransferase, with amino-acid sequence MTLPDFKLDLLIEAEELVPYLGNEYIRIVDLSRASVYEQLHIPHAIHLKPKWLVAQQEEATGILPDEAGLQALIEKLNISPNHHVVVYDDEGGAWAGRLIWNLHCLGFTRTSLINGGIHAWLGAGLPTTTEIEKLPRVDDLIQIDLSHAAQFRVNYEELRKQVEQENVQLWDCRTSDEYSGVRLAARRGGHIPNALHFEWSTALNRQNHLKLHPLERTRQRLEQLGFDLKQPVVVYCQSHHRSGLAYILARLLGWEAKAYDGAWSEWGNRLDSPIITGESPS; translated from the coding sequence ATGACACTCCCTGATTTTAAACTCGATTTATTAATAGAAGCAGAAGAATTGGTACCTTATTTAGGCAATGAATATATTCGCATTGTAGATTTGAGCCGTGCTTCTGTTTATGAGCAACTCCATATCCCGCACGCAATTCACTTAAAGCCTAAATGGTTAGTGGCTCAACAAGAAGAAGCCACTGGCATTTTGCCAGATGAAGCTGGTTTACAAGCGCTTATTGAAAAATTGAATATTTCGCCAAATCATCATGTGGTGGTCTATGATGACGAAGGTGGAGCATGGGCTGGACGTTTAATCTGGAATTTGCATTGCTTAGGATTTACCCGCACCAGTTTAATTAATGGCGGTATTCATGCGTGGTTAGGGGCTGGACTGCCAACTACAACCGAAATTGAAAAACTTCCGAGAGTTGATGATTTAATCCAAATTGATTTATCGCATGCTGCTCAGTTTCGAGTGAACTACGAAGAACTACGAAAACAAGTCGAACAAGAAAATGTTCAATTGTGGGATTGCCGGACAAGTGATGAATATAGTGGTGTCCGTTTAGCAGCGCGACGCGGCGGTCACATTCCAAATGCCCTCCATTTTGAATGGAGTACTGCACTTAATCGTCAAAATCATCTAAAATTGCATCCGCTTGAACGCACGCGGCAGCGCCTTGAACAACTGGGGTTTGATTTAAAACAGCCTGTAGTTGTGTACTGCCAGTCACATCACCGTTCCGGTTTAGCCTATATTTTGGCTAGGCTCTTGGGCTGGGAAGCAAAAGCCTATGATGGTGCGTGGAGTGAATGGGGCAATCGCCTCGATAGTCCTATTATTACTGGAGAATCACCGTCGTGA
- a CDS encoding AcfC family putative adhesin — MSKQYKFIQYLLYLTLSSLPIYSFADIQVYGPGGPAPAMKEAAKQFTSKTGIAVNVTSGPTSQWSDQAKLDADVIYSGSEAMMSDFENAFSEQIIKDSVEPLYLRPSAILVRKGNPKKIKGFKDLAKPNIKVLVTHGAGQVGMWEDIAGRTGNIQLTKSFRKNIAMYAANTGIAKKNWEENSSYDAWVVFNIWGVSNPNIGQIIPIEPELVVYRDTGVALTKHSLKDAEAKRFVEFLSSRQGNTIFKKYGWTK, encoded by the coding sequence ATGTCAAAACAATATAAATTTATACAGTACCTGCTTTACCTTACTCTCAGTTCTCTACCAATCTATAGTTTTGCAGACATACAAGTATATGGTCCTGGTGGGCCAGCACCTGCAATGAAAGAAGCAGCTAAGCAATTCACCAGTAAAACTGGAATAGCAGTCAACGTGACATCTGGTCCTACTTCTCAATGGTCTGACCAAGCTAAATTAGATGCCGATGTTATATATAGTGGTTCCGAGGCCATGATGTCTGATTTCGAAAATGCTTTTTCTGAACAAATTATAAAAGACTCGGTCGAACCTTTATATTTACGTCCCTCAGCCATTTTAGTGCGCAAAGGAAACCCTAAAAAGATTAAAGGATTTAAAGACCTAGCTAAACCCAACATTAAAGTTTTAGTTACGCATGGTGCAGGTCAAGTCGGTATGTGGGAGGATATTGCTGGTAGAACGGGAAATATTCAATTAACCAAATCCTTTCGAAAAAATATTGCAATGTATGCAGCAAATACAGGTATTGCTAAGAAAAACTGGGAAGAAAATAGTAGCTACGATGCTTGGGTAGTCTTTAATATTTGGGGAGTGAGTAACCCTAACATTGGGCAAATTATACCTATCGAACCAGAGCTGGTTGTCTATCGCGATACAGGTGTAGCATTAACAAAACATAGTCTAAAAGATGCTGAAGCTAAACGTTTTGTAGAGTTTTTATCATCTCGGCAAGGCAATACTATTTTCAAAAAATATGGTTGGACTAAATAG
- the phoR gene encoding phosphate regulon sensor histidine kinase PhoR has product MYEPYPVPEQVREQKLSRYSSLWTFAKQDLRLLLFFLIIAGLVGLGLGYFWSCIFIAFVGFFTLQLRSLYLVNDWIANKPYDVPPNLNGIWGALLFNVYRAQRQERIVQAEMVGLIDRAQSSLVALAEAVVLIDDQHQIEWWNPAAERLLGISPLDRGRNLLTILRQPSFIEYFNNIDQAPDGIKLHSNFDDDRYVQVKLTRFGGESRLLVAYDVTRMHNLEQMRKDFVDNISHELRTPLTVLSGYIETFTDQEDISPRWKRAFDQMQSQTKRMNALVNDLLLLSNLENNKKIAKNQIIEMPSLMNQLFDDAQAYNADYGHTLNLHIDSHCDLIGSDMEIASAFSNLITNAIKYTPKGGTITIGWHDDGEHAYFSVQDTGIGINPKHLPRLTERFYRVDSDRSRQTGGTGLGLAIVKHVLMQHGAYLDVQSKENEGSTFTAVFPKERLYNMT; this is encoded by the coding sequence ATGTATGAACCCTACCCCGTCCCTGAACAGGTACGTGAACAAAAGCTTTCCCGTTACAGTAGTTTATGGACGTTTGCCAAACAAGATTTACGGCTTTTATTATTTTTTCTAATTATTGCCGGTTTAGTCGGTTTAGGCCTTGGGTATTTCTGGAGCTGTATTTTTATCGCTTTTGTGGGTTTTTTTACACTCCAGTTGCGTTCTTTATATCTGGTCAATGACTGGATTGCAAATAAGCCTTATGACGTACCTCCAAATCTTAATGGGATTTGGGGGGCATTATTGTTTAATGTTTACCGTGCTCAGCGTCAGGAACGAATTGTTCAGGCCGAAATGGTCGGTTTAATTGACCGAGCTCAATCCTCGTTAGTTGCACTTGCTGAAGCGGTTGTTCTGATTGATGACCAACATCAAATTGAATGGTGGAACCCTGCTGCTGAACGCTTATTAGGCATTAGTCCTCTTGATCGTGGCCGAAATTTATTAACGATTTTACGCCAGCCTAGTTTTATTGAATATTTTAACAATATTGACCAGGCCCCCGACGGTATCAAACTCCATTCCAACTTTGATGATGACCGATATGTACAGGTTAAGCTCACACGATTTGGTGGAGAAAGTCGTTTACTGGTGGCTTATGACGTTACGCGTATGCACAACCTTGAACAGATGCGTAAAGACTTTGTAGATAATATTTCGCATGAACTTCGTACGCCATTAACCGTACTCAGCGGTTATATCGAGACTTTTACCGATCAGGAAGATATTAGTCCACGCTGGAAACGTGCATTTGACCAGATGCAGTCACAAACCAAGCGCATGAATGCTTTAGTGAATGATTTACTGCTGTTATCGAATTTAGAAAATAATAAGAAAATTGCAAAAAATCAGATTATTGAAATGCCGAGTTTAATGAATCAACTCTTTGATGATGCTCAGGCCTACAATGCCGATTATGGCCATACGCTGAATTTACATATTGATAGCCATTGTGACCTGATTGGTTCTGACATGGAAATCGCCAGTGCGTTTAGTAACTTAATTACTAACGCCATCAAATACACCCCAAAAGGCGGAACCATTACGATTGGCTGGCATGACGACGGTGAACATGCTTACTTTAGTGTACAAGACACAGGCATTGGAATTAATCCAAAACATTTACCACGCCTGACTGAACGCTTCTATCGCGTAGACAGTGACCGTAGTCGCCAAACAGGTGGTACAGGTTTAGGTTTAGCGATTGTAAAACACGTATTGATGCAGCATGGCGCTTATTTAGATGTGCAATCTAAAGAAAATGAAGGTTCCACTTTTACAGCAGTTTTCCCTAAAGAAAGACTCTATAACATGACCTAA
- the asd gene encoding archaetidylserine decarboxylase (Phosphatidylserine decarboxylase is synthesized as a single chain precursor. Generation of the pyruvoyl active site from a Ser is coupled to cleavage of a Gly-Ser bond between the larger (beta) and smaller (alpha chains). It is an integral membrane protein.), translated as MSFTSRLKKELFIKAQNLVPQHQLSRVVGKVAASENPVVKTAVIHAFKTKYGIDLSIAEQGNALKYKSFNEFFTRALKEGVRLVDENTDSIVSPADGAISQIGKITAGEVFQAKGQSFSVEKLIGDPQLAQPFQDGEFATVYLSPRDYHRVHMPFAGTLTETLYVPGELFSVNQVTAENVPGLFARNERMVCLFDTELGRMAVVLVGAMIVAGIETVATGKVKPSGRIELQHHHLKLEKGAELGRFYLGSTAVILFEKDKIEWEQRFKAESVVVMGERMGHTV; from the coding sequence GTGAGTTTCACATCTCGATTAAAAAAAGAATTATTTATTAAGGCGCAAAACCTTGTACCACAGCATCAATTGAGCCGTGTGGTAGGTAAAGTTGCTGCGAGCGAAAATCCAGTTGTGAAAACTGCTGTTATTCATGCATTTAAAACCAAATATGGGATTGATTTGTCGATTGCTGAACAAGGCAATGCACTGAAATATAAATCTTTTAATGAATTTTTTACTCGTGCTTTGAAAGAAGGTGTACGTCTGGTTGACGAAAATACAGACAGTATTGTATCACCTGCCGATGGTGCAATTTCTCAGATTGGTAAAATTACTGCGGGTGAAGTATTTCAAGCAAAAGGTCAAAGCTTCTCTGTAGAGAAATTAATTGGTGACCCACAACTTGCTCAACCGTTTCAAGACGGTGAGTTCGCGACAGTCTATTTATCTCCACGTGATTACCACCGTGTTCACATGCCATTTGCAGGTACATTAACTGAAACGTTATATGTACCGGGTGAGCTATTTTCAGTAAATCAGGTGACTGCTGAAAATGTACCGGGACTATTTGCTCGTAATGAACGCATGGTGTGTTTATTTGATACGGAACTTGGCCGTATGGCTGTTGTTTTAGTAGGTGCAATGATTGTTGCTGGTATTGAAACTGTAGCGACAGGTAAAGTGAAACCTTCAGGTCGTATCGAATTACAGCATCATCATTTGAAGCTGGAAAAAGGTGCCGAGCTTGGACGTTTTTATTTAGGTTCTACTGCCGTTATTTTATTTGAAAAAGATAAGATCGAGTGGGAACAACGTTTTAAAGCTGAGTCTGTTGTTGTGATGGGCGAGCGTATGGGGCATACAGTTTAG
- the phoB gene encoding phosphate regulon transcriptional regulator PhoB: MKDDYILIVDDELPIREMIHTSLDMAGFQCLQAEDAKQAHQIIVDQRPALILLDWMLPGGVSGVDLCRRLKRDENLAEIPVIMLTARGEEDHKVQGLDAGADDYMTKPFSTRELVSRIKAVLRRANALSGEKMIDANGLILDPVSQRVSFGNSILEMGPTEYRLLAFFMTHPERAYTRAQLLDQVWGGNVYIEDRTIDVHIRRLRKVLEPFGVDRFVQTVRGTGYRFSTRADLAAG, encoded by the coding sequence GTGAAAGATGACTATATTTTAATTGTCGATGATGAGCTTCCTATTCGCGAAATGATCCATACATCTTTGGACATGGCAGGCTTTCAGTGTTTACAGGCGGAAGATGCCAAACAAGCTCATCAAATTATCGTCGACCAACGTCCGGCGCTTATCTTGCTCGATTGGATGTTACCTGGAGGCGTAAGTGGTGTCGATTTATGTCGCCGCTTAAAACGAGATGAGAACTTAGCAGAAATTCCAGTAATTATGCTCACCGCTCGCGGAGAAGAAGACCATAAAGTACAAGGTCTTGACGCTGGCGCAGATGATTACATGACGAAGCCTTTCTCAACACGTGAACTGGTTTCACGTATTAAAGCAGTCTTACGTCGTGCAAATGCATTAAGTGGCGAAAAAATGATTGACGCCAATGGTTTAATTCTTGATCCTGTAAGCCAACGCGTAAGCTTCGGCAACAGTATTTTAGAAATGGGTCCAACTGAATATCGCTTACTTGCGTTTTTTATGACCCATCCAGAGCGAGCATATACACGTGCCCAGTTGCTCGATCAGGTATGGGGCGGTAATGTATATATCGAAGATCGAACTATCGATGTGCACATCCGTCGTTTGCGTAAAGTTTTAGAACCTTTTGGTGTTGACCGATTTGTTCAGACAGTGCGCGGAACTGGCTACCGCTTCTCAACACGTGCAGATTTAGCCGCAGGTTAA
- the pncB gene encoding nicotinate phosphoribosyltransferase — protein MSPIIHSLLDTDLYKFTMLQVVLHKFPQTHSVYHFRCRNLEDTVYPLVDILDDLNEQLDHLCNLKYKEDELQYLRKLRFIKSDFVDYLELFQLKRRFIKASIDAKGRLDIHIEGPMVQAMMFEIFVLAIVNELYFSRIKTDDVWAEGERRLQAKLELIQQYEKTQKPNDPPFLVSDFGTRRRYSFVWQKHVVAAFHKTVPNVFRGTSNVLLAKELNITPIGTMAHEFLQAFQALDVRLRDFQKAALETWVQEYRGDLGIALTDVVGMDAFLRDFDLYFAKLFDGLRHDSGDPYEWGDKAYAHYRKLKIDTKTKMLTFSDGLNLPKAWELHQYFKDRFQVSFGIGTNLTNDMGQKPLNIVLKLVECNGQSVAKISDSPGKTMTDNDTFLAYLRQVFEIEELEEVV, from the coding sequence ATGTCTCCAATTATCCATTCTTTACTAGATACAGACTTGTACAAATTTACGATGTTACAAGTGGTTTTGCATAAATTTCCGCAAACCCATAGTGTCTATCATTTCCGCTGTAGAAATTTAGAAGATACTGTCTATCCACTAGTAGATATTTTGGATGACTTAAACGAGCAACTCGACCATTTATGTAATCTCAAATATAAAGAAGACGAGCTTCAATATTTGCGTAAATTACGCTTTATTAAAAGTGACTTTGTTGATTATTTAGAATTATTCCAACTGAAACGACGCTTTATTAAAGCCAGTATTGATGCCAAAGGCCGATTAGATATTCATATTGAAGGTCCAATGGTCCAAGCCATGATGTTTGAAATTTTTGTATTGGCAATTGTAAATGAACTTTATTTTAGCCGTATTAAAACCGACGATGTATGGGCTGAGGGGGAACGCCGTTTACAAGCAAAGCTTGAATTGATTCAGCAATATGAAAAAACTCAAAAACCGAATGACCCGCCATTTTTAGTCTCTGATTTTGGTACACGTCGCCGTTATAGCTTCGTTTGGCAAAAGCATGTTGTGGCAGCCTTTCATAAAACGGTGCCAAATGTATTCCGTGGTACAAGTAATGTCCTGCTTGCTAAAGAGCTAAACATTACGCCAATTGGAACCATGGCCCATGAGTTTTTACAGGCTTTTCAGGCGCTTGATGTCCGTCTGCGTGATTTCCAGAAAGCTGCTTTAGAAACGTGGGTACAAGAGTACCGTGGCGATTTAGGAATTGCCCTAACCGATGTTGTGGGCATGGATGCTTTTCTAAGAGATTTTGATCTGTATTTCGCCAAACTATTTGACGGCTTACGTCATGACAGTGGTGATCCCTATGAATGGGGCGATAAGGCCTATGCGCATTATCGTAAATTAAAAATTGACACCAAAACTAAAATGCTAACTTTTAGCGACGGTCTTAATTTGCCAAAAGCATGGGAATTGCACCAATATTTCAAAGATCGTTTTCAGGTAAGTTTCGGTATTGGGACTAATTTGACCAATGACATGGGACAAAAACCACTCAATATTGTGTTGAAACTGGTTGAGTGCAATGGACAGTCTGTTGCGAAAATTTCAGATAGTCCCGGTAAAACCATGACTGATAACGATACTTTCTTGGCTTATTTACGTCAGGTTTTTGAAATTGAAGAACTTGAAGAAGTCGTTTAA
- a CDS encoding TetR/AcrR family transcriptional regulator, which produces MATNDSTSKKKTKSVSKERQFKGLSLSERKEARREKLIEAGIATYGTLGFFSVTVKDVCQEAKLTERYFYESFKKSEDLFQTIFLKMIEELQQNLMQAVIKATPDPEKMVDAGLRALLTTLKNDPRLARIVYVDAVLVQELHNQATIQETLAQFDRMIQAFVMLTMPQIQHNENELSLIATGLNGYVTQIAIRWVMGGFEQSLEQVLTACRIVFLSLLAKVSK; this is translated from the coding sequence ATGGCGACAAACGACTCAACCAGTAAAAAGAAAACCAAAAGTGTGAGTAAAGAACGTCAGTTCAAAGGGTTATCTCTTTCAGAACGTAAAGAGGCACGCCGAGAAAAATTGATTGAAGCCGGTATTGCCACCTATGGAACACTTGGTTTTTTTTCAGTTACTGTCAAAGATGTCTGCCAAGAGGCAAAACTGACTGAACGTTATTTTTATGAATCATTTAAAAAAAGTGAGGATTTATTCCAAACGATTTTTTTAAAAATGATTGAAGAATTGCAGCAAAACTTAATGCAAGCCGTAATTAAAGCGACACCAGATCCAGAAAAAATGGTAGATGCTGGTTTACGAGCACTGCTGACTACATTAAAAAATGACCCACGGTTAGCCCGCATTGTCTATGTTGACGCAGTTTTGGTACAAGAATTACATAATCAGGCAACCATTCAAGAAACACTTGCACAGTTTGATCGCATGATTCAGGCTTTTGTCATGCTCACCATGCCACAAATCCAACACAACGAAAATGAGCTCTCTTTAATCGCCACTGGCTTAAATGGATATGTCACTCAAATTGCAATTCGATGGGTCATGGGAGGGTTTGAGCAGTCTCTTGAACAGGTTTTAACCGCATGCCGCATTGTATTCTTATCTTTATTGGCCAAGGTTTCAAAATAA
- a CDS encoding acetamidase/formamidase family protein, producing MLKVKRLTASVLSVLCISLSHANDFKVLNQISKQPTQLQTGEYKGNYYVPSTLNTITWGYLPNRDAKPVLTVPSGSVVTFDTVSHEGLLEDQGRNAEKFFKSKGVNSNEILEDAKTITQSNLKHDFHKDGPHIVTGPVAIEGAQPGDILKVEVLKVEPRVPYGVISNRHGKGALVGEFPKKEKQENASAEHPERYGNVSIFTPIEKNAKGEYEGVLKTESGKSIRFPLYPFMGIMGVAANTSEPVHSVPPAMYGGNIDINELGAGSTAYYPVQVKGALFYTGDSHFAQGDGEVALTALEASARATLKFTLLKAGKDKIPGKELTQPLAENAEFWITPGLDEDLDEAMKKSTREAIRFLNQEYGIDEAIAYAYLSAATDFEVSQVVDKTKGIHAKIRKADFKEFESK from the coding sequence ATGTTAAAAGTTAAACGCCTGACAGCTTCGGTTTTATCTGTACTTTGTATTTCACTCAGCCATGCCAATGATTTTAAAGTTTTAAATCAAATTTCAAAACAGCCTACTCAACTTCAAACTGGCGAATATAAAGGCAATTATTACGTTCCATCTACTTTAAATACCATTACATGGGGCTATTTACCGAATCGGGATGCCAAACCCGTACTTACTGTTCCATCAGGTAGTGTTGTGACATTTGATACGGTTTCTCATGAAGGTTTGCTTGAAGACCAAGGACGTAATGCTGAAAAGTTCTTTAAATCGAAGGGCGTAAATTCTAATGAAATATTGGAAGATGCAAAAACAATTACACAGTCAAATTTAAAGCATGATTTTCATAAAGATGGACCACATATTGTGACTGGCCCTGTTGCAATTGAAGGTGCACAGCCCGGTGATATTTTGAAGGTTGAAGTACTTAAAGTTGAGCCACGTGTTCCTTATGGTGTTATTTCAAATCGGCATGGTAAGGGTGCTTTAGTCGGAGAATTTCCTAAAAAAGAAAAGCAAGAAAATGCATCAGCTGAGCATCCTGAACGTTATGGAAATGTATCGATTTTCACACCAATTGAAAAAAATGCTAAAGGTGAATACGAAGGTGTATTAAAAACAGAATCGGGTAAATCAATACGTTTTCCACTGTATCCTTTTATGGGAATTATGGGCGTAGCAGCAAATACTTCTGAACCTGTTCATTCTGTACCACCTGCAATGTATGGCGGAAATATTGATATTAATGAACTAGGTGCAGGTTCAACAGCCTATTATCCTGTTCAGGTCAAAGGCGCGTTATTTTATACGGGTGATAGTCATTTCGCGCAAGGGGATGGTGAAGTAGCATTAACTGCATTAGAAGCTTCAGCACGTGCGACGCTAAAATTTACCTTGCTCAAGGCGGGTAAAGATAAAATACCGGGTAAAGAGTTAACACAACCTTTAGCTGAAAATGCTGAGTTTTGGATTACGCCGGGACTTGATGAAGATCTGGATGAAGCAATGAAAAAATCTACACGAGAAGCTATTCGTTTCTTAAACCAAGAATACGGCATTGATGAAGCAATAGCGTATGCGTATTTAAGTGCCGCAACTGATTTTGAAGTTTCACAAGTTGTAGATAAAACAAAAGGTATTCATGCAAAAATCCGAAAAGCTGATTTTAAAGAGTTTGAGAGTAAATAA
- a CDS encoding alpha/beta fold hydrolase yields the protein MIRKSNFLFKILFSSACLVSGSAMAAPITDLNKQIVSEKPGSILSLEQQDVTDLFPHADQRLLVNYRSRGIQGEPIVASAFILLPKGTPPKKGWPILAWAHGTTGVADTCAPSGDYVDGPVHSYQEVASKALDGWLARGYAVVAPDYQGLGTLGAHPYMNAKSQLHTMVDAVRALHLLKPKSFNKQWLVMGHSQGGAAAIAVSAYGQKDAPELDLKGAIALAPGGYQYEGIAEYVQSHPNPEPSVAAFFPIVLLGAQAAEPSIVPENLVSPEMNAVLTQARSRCLSELQSDLKKSPSSIFRPNADLKPLLAYLKQQSIENMVPTVPLMIVQGSKDHLVDPRGTSAYYQQLCKLKKPAIYQTIDGGDHRDALRQSNTFATNFLNVIEKNQSNSYCSTSR from the coding sequence TTGATTAGAAAAAGTAATTTTCTTTTTAAAATTTTATTTAGCAGTGCTTGTTTGGTGTCTGGATCTGCTATGGCTGCTCCAATTACAGATTTGAATAAGCAAATTGTGAGCGAAAAACCGGGTTCAATATTGTCTCTAGAACAGCAAGATGTGACGGATTTATTTCCTCATGCAGATCAGCGCTTGTTGGTAAATTATCGTAGTCGAGGTATTCAGGGCGAACCTATTGTTGCATCGGCTTTTATTTTATTACCGAAAGGAACACCACCAAAAAAAGGCTGGCCGATACTTGCTTGGGCACATGGCACGACTGGAGTTGCTGATACCTGCGCGCCTTCTGGTGATTATGTTGATGGGCCAGTTCATTCATATCAAGAAGTTGCTTCCAAAGCTTTAGATGGTTGGCTTGCACGTGGCTACGCAGTTGTTGCACCTGATTATCAAGGTTTAGGTACATTAGGCGCGCATCCCTATATGAATGCAAAGAGCCAACTGCATACGATGGTTGATGCAGTGCGTGCATTACATTTGCTTAAGCCCAAAAGTTTTAATAAACAGTGGTTAGTAATGGGACACAGTCAAGGCGGGGCTGCGGCAATTGCAGTATCTGCCTATGGTCAAAAAGATGCGCCCGAACTCGATTTGAAAGGCGCGATAGCCCTTGCACCAGGTGGCTATCAATATGAAGGTATTGCAGAATATGTGCAGAGTCATCCAAACCCAGAACCTAGCGTGGCTGCTTTCTTCCCGATTGTGCTATTAGGAGCACAAGCAGCAGAGCCAAGTATTGTTCCTGAAAATTTAGTCAGTCCAGAAATGAACGCGGTGCTCACTCAAGCGCGCAGCCGCTGTTTATCTGAACTTCAATCTGATTTAAAGAAATCTCCTTCTAGCATATTTCGACCTAACGCTGATTTAAAACCTCTCTTGGCTTATCTAAAACAACAGTCCATTGAAAATATGGTGCCTACCGTACCATTAATGATTGTTCAGGGTTCTAAAGATCATTTAGTTGATCCTAGAGGGACATCTGCCTATTACCAGCAGTTATGTAAATTAAAAAAACCAGCCATCTATCAAACGATTGATGGCGGAGATCATCGTGATGCATTGCGTCAGAGTAATACTTTTGCCACTAACTTTTTAAATGTAATAGAGAAAAATCAAAGTAATTCGTATTGCTCGACTTCTAGGTAA